From Pirellulales bacterium, one genomic window encodes:
- a CDS encoding DUF362 domain-containing protein has protein sequence MNPLPRRALLAGAGATVVGLAAYPYVRRALTTPQPVFLARGQRYDGDLRKVIRDGLRAVGLSAADFRGRRVLLKPNMVEPNRAAPQMTTHPLVVVAAADVFRQMGATVRVGEGPGHVKDTEMALVESRLQEALADARLEFVDLNHDDVVSVRNRGGLSRLEEMFFPRAVFEADFVVSMPKLKTHHWVGMTAAMKNLYGVMPGIKYGWPKNVLHHAGIPETVVDINATLPRTLAIVDAIECMEGDGPIMGTAKSLGVIAVGQNLPALDATLARMMDFRPERIGYLQLADGRLGPIDARLIVERGEPLRELVTPFAIIDSPGTVGLRATSVGIKTSSHFRCPGAALA, from the coding sequence ATGAACCCGCTGCCGCGCCGCGCGCTATTGGCCGGCGCGGGCGCGACGGTCGTGGGGCTGGCCGCCTACCCCTACGTGCGACGCGCCTTGACGACGCCGCAGCCGGTTTTTCTTGCCCGTGGGCAGCGCTATGACGGCGATCTGCGAAAAGTCATCCGCGACGGGTTGCGCGCGGTGGGTTTGTCGGCGGCTGATTTTCGTGGGCGGCGCGTGCTGCTCAAGCCGAACATGGTCGAGCCGAACCGGGCCGCTCCGCAAATGACGACGCACCCTTTGGTGGTGGTGGCGGCGGCGGACGTGTTCCGCCAGATGGGCGCCACCGTGCGCGTGGGCGAAGGTCCGGGGCACGTCAAAGACACCGAGATGGCGCTGGTCGAATCGCGCCTGCAAGAGGCGCTAGCCGATGCGCGATTGGAGTTTGTCGATCTGAATCACGACGACGTGGTGTCGGTAAGGAACCGCGGCGGCCTGAGCCGCTTGGAGGAGATGTTCTTTCCGCGGGCAGTGTTCGAAGCCGATTTTGTGGTTTCGATGCCGAAGCTCAAGACGCACCACTGGGTCGGAATGACCGCTGCGATGAAGAATTTGTACGGCGTGATGCCGGGCATCAAATATGGCTGGCCCAAGAACGTGCTGCATCACGCCGGGATTCCAGAAACCGTGGTCGATATCAACGCCACCTTGCCACGCACCCTGGCCATTGTGGACGCGATTGAGTGCATGGAGGGGGATGGTCCGATCATGGGAACCGCAAAGTCGCTGGGCGTGATCGCGGTCGGCCAGAACCTGCCGGCGCTCGACGCGACGCTAGCGCGGATGATGGATTTTCGTCCGGAGCGCATCGGCTACCTGCAATTGGCGGATGGTCGACTGGGGCCGATTGACGCGCGGTTGATCGTAGAGCGGGGAGAACCGTTGCGAGAACTGGTCACTCCGTTCGCCATCATTGATTCGCCGGGAACGGTTGGTTTGCGAGCGACCAGCGTGGGCATCAAAACATCGAGCCACTTCCGCTGCCCCGGCGCCGCGTTGGCGTAG
- a CDS encoding YfhO family protein yields the protein MSLATTISGTSHDAQAVAPSSARARWERNLCAWNLLLALALLAVMALPFWAGLVYTADDLGGFHLPLRAMYADELAQGRLLQWTPALFGGFFIAGEGQVGCYHPLHMALYGLLDLRPAYCLELLLSYPVMLAGSFFWLVRLLGRRDAALFGAMAFTFCGFNLLHFMHTNGIAVLAHLPWLLWAIDRMSTAACIRVRRLAWVVIALLTGSQLLLGYPQFVWFSLLAEWGFAAYLWRAARFDLRDAWWLCGALAAGALIGAVQLLATFDMLSHSVRQNIGREMVVLGSLHPWNLAQLVGPYLFKHRVVGINTHELGLYVGVIPLALFAWFVERPARVRQHRSLALAAAFVAGVALLLALGEWGGLYELQAYLPVVGKFRFPSRYVAIVSLGVAVVAAAAYGELAIRAYEPSKEHHTSWMMTLLPLVSMGVALAAPTLWGYENLANGWLRMAGPLLVTVACGLVLLAERGARWPLAAMALLLVIDLGAYGCSYAIFKDTVSLEEYLAAEKLPPGGPGDRVVLDYFDAKQPRPRAGNRLMLAGYERVDGYAGLEPARRLDLSSLAALRVGGVCWVAKCRQSDAIGGLVPVDANWYAVPHTMPRARFVTGALASEAPRRDLEHIALETTALVDKPVNLAGGQPGSVSDVYGTPGEIELMVDCRGTQLLALTESHHPGWRASIDGVSVEALRVNGDYLGCVVPAGRHAVRLAFRPASVMWGAATSALGMAITLSVGLMAWRRRG from the coding sequence ATGTCGCTGGCAACGACCATCTCCGGAACATCGCACGACGCGCAAGCTGTGGCGCCTTCTTCGGCGCGCGCGCGCTGGGAGCGAAATCTGTGCGCGTGGAACTTGCTGTTGGCGCTCGCGCTTTTGGCGGTGATGGCGCTGCCCTTCTGGGCGGGGCTGGTCTACACCGCCGACGACTTGGGGGGATTTCATTTACCGCTGCGGGCAATGTATGCCGACGAGTTGGCGCAGGGGCGACTACTGCAATGGACGCCTGCGCTGTTTGGCGGCTTCTTCATCGCCGGCGAAGGTCAGGTGGGCTGCTACCACCCCTTGCACATGGCGCTATATGGCCTGCTCGATCTGCGGCCGGCCTATTGCCTGGAACTGCTGTTGAGCTACCCCGTGATGCTGGCGGGAAGCTTTTTTTGGCTGGTTCGCCTATTGGGACGCCGCGACGCCGCCTTGTTTGGCGCGATGGCGTTCACATTTTGCGGCTTCAATCTGCTGCACTTCATGCACACCAACGGCATTGCCGTGCTGGCTCATTTGCCGTGGCTTTTGTGGGCGATTGATCGCATGTCGACAGCCGCCTGCATAAGAGTACGGCGCTTAGCGTGGGTCGTCATCGCGCTGTTGACCGGATCGCAACTGTTGCTGGGCTATCCGCAGTTCGTATGGTTTTCGCTGTTGGCGGAGTGGGGATTCGCCGCGTATCTGTGGCGAGCCGCGCGATTTGACCTGCGCGACGCCTGGTGGCTGTGCGGCGCGCTGGCGGCGGGCGCGCTGATTGGCGCGGTTCAATTGTTGGCGACGTTCGACATGCTGTCGCATTCGGTGCGGCAGAACATTGGCCGCGAGATGGTAGTGCTCGGATCGCTGCATCCGTGGAACCTGGCGCAATTGGTTGGTCCGTATTTGTTCAAGCATCGCGTGGTGGGAATCAACACCCACGAACTGGGGCTGTACGTCGGCGTGATTCCGCTGGCGCTGTTCGCGTGGTTTGTCGAGCGGCCGGCGCGCGTGCGGCAACATCGATCACTGGCTCTGGCCGCCGCGTTCGTCGCTGGCGTGGCATTACTGCTGGCGCTGGGAGAATGGGGCGGGCTCTACGAGTTGCAGGCCTATCTGCCGGTGGTGGGCAAGTTTCGTTTTCCGAGTCGCTATGTGGCGATTGTGTCGCTCGGCGTGGCGGTTGTGGCGGCGGCGGCCTACGGCGAACTGGCCATTCGAGCCTACGAACCATCGAAAGAGCATCACACAAGCTGGATGATGACGCTGTTGCCGCTGGTCAGCATGGGCGTTGCGCTGGCGGCGCCGACGTTGTGGGGATACGAAAATCTGGCCAACGGTTGGCTACGAATGGCCGGGCCGCTGTTGGTGACCGTAGCTTGCGGCCTGGTGCTATTGGCCGAGCGCGGGGCGCGTTGGCCGTTGGCGGCGATGGCGCTGCTGTTGGTCATCGACCTTGGCGCCTATGGCTGCAGCTATGCGATTTTCAAGGACACCGTGTCGCTTGAGGAGTACCTGGCCGCGGAAAAACTACCGCCGGGGGGACCGGGCGATCGAGTCGTCCTTGATTACTTTGATGCGAAGCAGCCACGACCGCGCGCGGGGAATCGCTTGATGCTGGCGGGTTACGAACGCGTGGATGGGTATGCCGGCTTGGAACCTGCCCGGCGATTGGACCTTTCATCGTTGGCGGCGCTGCGCGTGGGGGGAGTTTGCTGGGTTGCCAAATGTCGACAGAGTGACGCGATTGGCGGCCTCGTACCGGTGGATGCGAATTGGTACGCGGTGCCCCACACGATGCCACGCGCGCGATTTGTGACCGGTGCGCTAGCGAGCGAGGCCCCCCGCCGCGACCTGGAACACATCGCGCTAGAGACCACGGCGCTGGTGGACAAGCCAGTGAATTTGGCTGGTGGGCAGCCGGGCAGCGTCAGCGATGTGTATGGGACGCCCGGCGAGATCGAGCTAATGGTTGATTGCCGAGGAACGCAACTATTGGCGCTCACAGAGAGCCACCATCCGGGTTGGCGAGCATCGATCGATGGCGTGAGCGTCGAAGCGCTGCGAGTGAACGGCGACTACTTGGGCTGCGTCGTACCGGCCGGTCGTCATGCTGTGCGGCTGGCGTTTCGCCCGGCAAGTGTTATGTGGGGCGCCGCCACCAGCGCGCTGGGCATGGCGATTACGCTGTCGGTTGGACTGATGGCGTGGCGCCGACGGGGATAG